A window of Exiguobacterium sp. FSL W8-0210 contains these coding sequences:
- a CDS encoding IS256 family transposase: MTQFTTDIMQALVKKEDISEVFRKHLETAVNTLLQTELTAFLDYEKYDRIGFNSGNSRNGVYTRTLHTEYGDLNLSIPRDRNGEFNQQTVAPYKRSNDTLESFVIHMFQKGVTMSEISDLIEKMYGHHYTPQTISNMTKAMSEQVEAFKSRPLDKRYACVYLDATYISLKRDTVSKEAVYIAVGIREDGSKEVLAYTVAPTESAFVWEEVLLDLKERGVEEVLLFISDGLKGITDRIFAVFPDAKYQACCVHLSRNISHKVRVADRPEICEDFKSVYRAESRKLGEEALKAFVEKWKTAYPKVTRSLESNPFIFTFYDFPKSIWRSIYSTNLIESFNKKVKKYSKRKEQFPNEDSLDRFLVSQFEIYNQNFSTRCHIGFDQARAELVEMFKQA, translated from the coding sequence ATGACTCAGTTTACAACAGATATCATGCAAGCTCTAGTAAAAAAAGAAGACATCTCCGAAGTTTTCCGCAAGCATCTGGAGACAGCGGTCAATACGCTCCTTCAGACCGAACTCACAGCTTTCCTGGATTACGAAAAATATGACCGCATCGGCTTCAACTCCGGCAATTCCCGGAATGGCGTCTACACGCGGACACTCCATACGGAGTACGGGGATTTAAACCTGTCGATTCCACGTGACCGGAACGGCGAATTCAACCAACAGACGGTCGCTCCATACAAGCGCTCAAACGATACGCTGGAATCTTTCGTCATTCACATGTTCCAGAAAGGCGTCACGATGTCCGAGATCTCGGATCTGATTGAGAAGATGTACGGCCATCACTACACCCCGCAAACGATTTCCAATATGACGAAAGCGATGAGTGAACAGGTCGAAGCGTTTAAATCTCGTCCGTTGGATAAGCGCTATGCCTGTGTCTATCTGGATGCGACTTACATTTCCCTCAAGCGCGACACCGTCTCCAAGGAAGCCGTCTATATCGCAGTTGGCATCCGGGAGGATGGCTCGAAAGAAGTCCTGGCTTATACAGTGGCGCCCACGGAATCCGCGTTCGTTTGGGAAGAAGTCCTATTGGACTTAAAGGAGCGCGGTGTCGAAGAGGTGCTTCTGTTTATCTCCGACGGCTTGAAAGGCATCACCGATCGCATCTTTGCGGTTTTTCCGGATGCCAAGTATCAAGCGTGCTGCGTCCATCTGTCGCGCAACATCTCCCACAAAGTCCGTGTCGCTGACCGGCCAGAAATCTGTGAAGACTTCAAATCGGTGTACCGGGCGGAAAGCCGGAAACTGGGCGAAGAGGCACTGAAAGCCTTTGTCGAGAAATGGAAAACCGCCTATCCGAAAGTGACAAGATCATTGGAATCCAATCCCTTTATTTTCACCTTCTACGACTTCCCAAAATCGATTTGGCGAAGCATCTATTCGACAAACCTCATCGAGTCGTTCAATAAGAAAGTGAAGAAATACAGCAAGCGCAAGGAGCAATTCCCGAACGAAGATTCCTTGGACCGCTTCCTGGTTTCCCAATTCGAAATCTATAATCAGAACTTCTCCACCCGTTGCCATATCGGATTCGATCAAGCTCGTGCAGAGCTGGTTGAGATGTTCAAACAGGCTTAA
- a CDS encoding LicD family protein: MLAHLTYFLDDNDISYHIIAGTLLGAVRHKGFIPWDDDIDIAIKRKDYDRLLKTFKNCDLFFLQSWHSDENYGQPFCKLRLNNSIYQEYSAKKTDIHHGIYIDIFPLDEVSQNKFVYMLQKYLGSCLQKIISIKSKYIYEESKFKKAIKLLIFYITFLVKKKCLIQSFEFINKYLSRYNSSNRLVCTGGSYGFNKEIVYKEWFNSFKLIPFENIMVKAPCNYTDYLKNLYGDYNKLPSVNNRVGRHRVLVKKISISQYNLLKK, translated from the coding sequence ATGTTAGCACATCTAACATATTTTTTAGATGACAATGATATCTCTTATCACATTATCGCTGGAACATTATTAGGTGCAGTAAGACATAAAGGATTTATACCGTGGGATGATGATATTGATATTGCGATTAAAAGAAAAGATTATGATCGATTATTGAAAACATTTAAAAATTGCGATTTATTCTTTTTACAAAGTTGGCATAGTGACGAAAATTACGGACAGCCATTTTGTAAGTTGAGATTAAATAATTCTATTTATCAAGAATATTCTGCTAAAAAAACTGATATTCATCATGGTATTTATATTGATATCTTTCCACTTGACGAAGTTTCTCAAAATAAATTTGTATATATGTTGCAGAAATATCTAGGTTCCTGCCTTCAAAAAATCATTTCAATTAAATCTAAATATATATATGAAGAAAGTAAATTTAAAAAAGCAATTAAGTTACTTATTTTTTATATTACGTTCTTAGTTAAGAAAAAATGTTTGATTCAATCTTTCGAATTTATTAATAAGTATTTATCTAGATATAATTCTTCAAATAGATTAGTTTGTACAGGTGGATCTTATGGTTTCAATAAAGAAATTGTCTATAAAGAATGGTTTAATTCTTTCAAATTAATTCCTTTTGAAAACATAATGGTTAAAGCCCCCTGTAATTATACTGACTATTTGAAGAATTTATACGGTGATTACAATAAACTTCCTTCTGTAAATAATAGAGTGGGCAGACATCGTGTACTCGTAAAAAAAATATCAATTAGTCAATATAACTTATTGAAAAAATAA
- a CDS encoding phosphomannomutase: MNAWQSSVLFSAIHCTNLLQNTIGRKIATDYGMETIDTLTGFKFIGEKIKQFEEQSSNTFLFGYEESYGYLIKEFVRDKDAVQAAVFIAEVASYYHEQGMTLYDALLNLMEQYGYYQEDLISLTLKGKDGATQIQEMMEQVRQAPMNEIAGKRVVMVEDYLLSQSINLKTNEITRINLPTSNVLKIHLEDEAWITLRPSGTEPKIKFYFSVKENSFDLSVETLLKIKGEFIGKYKV, encoded by the coding sequence TTGAATGCCTGGCAAAGTTCTGTACTTTTTTCTGCAATTCACTGCACAAACCTATTGCAAAATACAATTGGTCGTAAGATCGCTACCGATTATGGTATGGAGACAATTGATACATTAACTGGATTCAAATTCATCGGAGAAAAGATTAAACAATTTGAAGAACAATCTTCAAATACGTTCTTATTTGGTTATGAAGAAAGCTACGGCTATCTGATTAAAGAATTCGTTCGTGATAAAGATGCTGTTCAAGCAGCTGTATTTATTGCAGAAGTCGCATCATATTATCATGAACAAGGAATGACATTGTACGATGCCTTACTTAACTTAATGGAGCAATATGGGTACTATCAAGAAGATCTCATCTCATTGACGTTAAAAGGTAAAGATGGTGCAACGCAAATTCAAGAAATGATGGAACAAGTCCGACAAGCACCTATGAATGAAATTGCAGGTAAAAGAGTCGTGATGGTCGAGGATTATCTACTAAGTCAAAGCATTAATCTTAAGACGAACGAAATTACTCGTATCAACTTGCCAACATCGAACGTATTGAAGATACACCTGGAAGATGAAGCATGGATTACACTTCGCCCATCCGGTACAGAACCAAAAATTAAATTTTACTTTAGTGTAAAAGAAAATAGTTTTGATTTAAGTGTTGAAACACTACTAAAAATTAAAGGTGAATTTATAGGAAAATATAAAGTGTAA
- the istB gene encoding IS21-like element helper ATPase IstB, which yields MCKSLRLAYVAEIYETIPMESSETFLLTLFEMEMRLREEAKAERLIKKAKFINNKSLEDYRWHDNIYFPRHLKKEELMSLSFIDHQQNVVLTGAPGTGKTHLAIGLGREACRKGKEVRFFRVSELVEQLTKAWRDGKLSSFHARLDSADLIVLDEMGYLPLSKESAELLFHLITDWYEKKSIIITSNLEFSQWNRVFADPRLTSALVDRVIHHAHILTFTGDSYRVTHALSRN from the coding sequence ATGTGCAAATCCCTTCGGCTCGCTTACGTCGCTGAAATTTACGAAACGATTCCGATGGAATCGTCCGAGACGTTTCTCCTGACACTTTTTGAAATGGAGATGAGGCTTCGTGAAGAAGCGAAGGCAGAGCGACTTATAAAAAAAGCAAAGTTCATCAATAACAAATCGCTCGAAGACTATCGTTGGCATGACAACATTTACTTTCCCCGTCATCTCAAGAAAGAAGAATTAATGTCGCTCTCTTTCATCGATCATCAACAAAACGTGGTGCTCACAGGTGCCCCTGGCACTGGGAAGACACATCTTGCGATTGGTTTAGGACGGGAAGCCTGTCGTAAAGGAAAGGAGGTGCGGTTTTTTCGTGTTTCGGAGCTCGTAGAGCAACTCACCAAAGCATGGCGTGATGGAAAGCTGAGTAGCTTCCACGCACGTCTCGATTCTGCGGACCTGATCGTCTTAGATGAAATGGGCTATCTTCCATTATCCAAAGAGTCAGCAGAGCTCCTTTTCCATCTCATAACAGACTGGTACGAAAAGAAAAGCATCATCATCACTTCAAATCTAGAATTCAGTCAATGGAATCGTGTTTTCGCAGATCCAAGATTGACGTCAGCACTCGTCGATCGCGTGATCCATCATGCGCACATTTTAACCTTCACGGGTGACAGTTATCGTGTCACTCACGCATTATCAAGAAATTGA